A DNA window from Malus domestica chromosome 12, GDT2T_hap1 contains the following coding sequences:
- the LOC114819926 gene encoding probable E3 ubiquitin-protein ligase RHC2A, with the protein MASMAASSYWCYACSRSIHVRVRTQDSILCPDCGAGFIEEIPTPTPTRSSPVHHPFPTAAMFLDSAPASQSPSPPILRRNQRSGRDRSSFNPVIVLRGPPDTESDPGSFELFYDDGAGMGLRPLPSSMSDILMGSGFDRLLHQLTQLENGVARLDHPPASKAAIESMPVIKIADSHVSTESHCAVCKEAFELDSEAREMPCKHIYHSDCIFPWLSIRNSCPVCRHQLPTDVRGPRGSGMASPENNGVVGEEETVGLTIWRLPGGGFAVGRFTGGRRAAERELPVVYTEMDGGFNTAGAPSRISWASRRRARESGGFAQAFRNFFSFFGRLRSSRSRSGNVFSRPSRRRSQRWALEDN; encoded by the coding sequence ATGGCTTCCATGGCCGCATCGTCCTACTGGTGCTACGCGTGTAGCCGGTCGATTCATGTTCGGGTTCGGACCCAAGATTCGATCCTCTGCCCCGATTGCGGAGCTGGGTTTATCGAAGAGATCCCGACCCCGACCCCGACCCGATCGTCTCCGGTCCACCACCCGTTTCCCACCGCCGCGATGTTCCTCGACAGCGCCCCGGCTTCGCAGAGTCCGAGCCCGCCTATACTTCGCCGGAATCAGAGAAGCGGCCGCGATCGGTCCTCGTTTAACCCGGTCATCGTTCTCCGGGGCCCACCTGACACAGAATCCGACCCGGGAAGTTTCGAGCTGTTCTATGACGATGGAGCCGGGATGGGTCTCCGCCCGCTGCCGTCGTCGATGTCGGATATCTTAATGGGTTCGGGTTTCGACCGGTTGCTCCACCAGTTGACCCAATTGGAAAACGGTGTCGCGCGGCTCGACCACCCTCCGGCGTCCAAAGCCGCGATCGAGTCGATGCCCGTCATCAAAATCGCCGACAGCCACGTCTCGACGGAGTCGCACTGCGCCGTTTGCAAAGAGGCTTTTGAGCTCGACTCTGAAGCTCGGGAGATGCCGTGTAAGCACATCTACCACTCAGATTGTATCTTCCCATGGCTTTCGATCCGAAATTCGTGCCCGGTTTGCCGGCACCAGCTCCCCACCGATGTGAGAGGCCCGCGTGGCAGTGGCATGGCTTCGCCAGAGAACAATGGCGTGGTTGGAGAAGAAGAGACAGTGGGGTTGACTATCTGGAGATTGCCTGGTGGCGGATTCGCTGTGGGGAGGTTCACCGGAGGCAGAAGAGCTGCGGAGCGCGAGCTTCCAGTTGTTTACACCGAGATGGATGGTGGGTTCAATACGGCCGGTGCTCCTAGTAGAATTTCATGGGCTTCTAGAAGAAGGGCTAGAGAGAGTGGGGGGTTCGCTCAGGCCTTTCGcaatttcttctcttttttcggCAGGCTGAGAAGCTCGAGAAGTCGGTCTGGCAATGTGTTCAGTAGACCATCACGGAGGAGGAGCCAGCGTTGGGCTTTGGAAGACAACTGA
- the LOC103450243 gene encoding uncharacterized protein — translation MGSMSSPLTMISAQPLKQSAAAVGRSPSLFRMHSEKKKSLTVVAAIGDVSADGTPYLIAGAAAVALLGTAFPILFSRKDLCPECDGAGFVRKGGAALRANAARKDEAQIVCARCNGLGKLNQVDKR, via the exons ATGGGATCAATGTCTTCACCTCTGACGATGATTTCTGCACAGCCGCTGAAACAGTCGGCAGCAGCGGTCGGTCGGAGCCCCTCCCTCTTCAGAATGCACTCTGAAAAGAAGAAATCGTTGACGGTGGTTGCTGCCATTGGAGATGTATCAGCTGATGGAACGCCCTACCTGATTGCCGGTGCTGCTGCTGTTGCTTTGCTTGGAACTGCATTTCCAATCCTCTTCTCGCGGAAGGACCT GTGTCCAGAATGCGACGGGGCAGGTTTCGTTCGGAAGGGAGGGGCAGCTTTGAGAGCAAATGCAGCGAGGAAGGACGAGGCTCAGATCGTCTGTGCTCGTTGCAATGGACTTGGCAAGCTCAACCAAGTCGACAAAAGATAG